CTTCCTTTAAGATGATCAAAGAGGACAGAAAGATTGcaagttttaaataataaattattcgTACAGTATGCATCTATCTTCATCtagaagcaagaaagaaaagcaatccaGCCCCTTGCCAGACTCATTTGAACTCACTTTCACTGATGTACCGAATCCCTTTTCAGCTCTCTGTTCATATCATACTGCTCTGCCCAAAATACGCTGCCTCTTTCACATGCAAGGACTTAACACCATGTATGGATTTGCTAGATGCACACTACATGCATCAAGTAGAGAAAGAACTTTAATCTGTCCACTACTTTCTTTGCAATGCAAACATTTATGTTAAGTAGGTTAGGGAGTAGTTTAGGCAAGGCTGCTTGAAAATACAACTTTTCCTCCCACTCGGATCACTTTACAAGACACAAGCTGCCAAGTCCTTCTACAGATTTTGCTACAAAGCATCTCGGTGCATCCTCCCAACACCTAAGCCTCGAAAGGTGGCAAGCAGACCGTAACTCTCAGGCAGTGCCACCGAACAAAGTGCCTCGAGAGCGTGCCTCCTCAGGGACATGAGGCGACGCTAGCAGGAGGCACCGGGGTCAGTTTTACCACTGCTAAAGGAAACTGAGTCTCCTCGGCTTCCTCCAGCCGGCCCCGTGCGGGACTCACCGCAAAGACGGCGTTCTGCAGCCCAAAGGGGATGGGCGTGAGCCGCGCCAGGGCCACCACCTTGAGGCCGCTGCCACCCTCCACGACGCGGACGACGGCGCTGAGCGTCGTGCTGCCCTGGATCCTGGCCAGCGCCCAGCGGGCCAGCAGCCGCCTGCAGGCCACGTGGGCCACCAAGGTGCCGACGAGGACGCCGAGCACCATCAGCCCCATGCCCAGCACGAAGCCGTAGAGGTAGCCGGCGGCCACGTTGAGCAGGATGTAGCCCCAGCCGCAGGGGAAGGACACGACGATGAAGCCGGCGGTGAAGAGCAGCACTCCGGCCAGGCTGTCCAGGCTCTCGGCCCAGAGCAGCAGGTCCCGCAGGTACTGGCGCACCAGGGCCAGCGAGGCGAAGCAGAGCGCGGCCAGCACGCACACGCCGAGGCAGCTCTTGCACCAGCAGgtgcccagcaggcagcaggagcagcgccAGCCCCGGGCCTCGGCCAGCCCGGCCCCTCCGCCGCCCGCCTcgggcagctggcacagcagcagctcggcCGGCGCCAGCCCGCCCTGCTCGCCGTagggccccagcagcagcccgccggcccccgccgcctccgccggGACGAAGCCgtcgccgcctcctcctcctcctcctgctgccgccgctccccgcctcCCCGCGCAGCCCGCGGCCAGGGGCGGCCGCTCCCTCATCGCCCCGCCATGGCCCGCTGCGGGCGGCGGAGCCCGGCCGAGGGCCGGCCGGGGGCGGGGAAGCGGCAGCGGGGAGGGCGGGAGGGAAGGGGCCGCGCTTCGGCTGCTGCTTctcggccgccgccgccgccgccgctgccgccgctgccTTCGCGCTGCCTCCCCTCGGCCGCGCCGCCCATCTCCCGCTCGGCTCCGGGAAGCGCCCGGCGGAGCGGCCGTGCCGATGTGGCAGCCCCGGCGCGGCTCAGGCAGCGGATGGGGAGGAGGCTGCGCTCCGGGGGCGGCGGCAGGCagcgccccgctccgctccgctccgccgcggggctcggcggcaggcagcgccccgctccgcccccggcccgccccgctcccATCGCATCCGATCCGGCCGGGTGTTCCCCAGCCGGGCGCGGGGAGCCTCCGGAGCCGCCCCCTCGGCCTCGCCTCACGGCCCGGGgcgccgcctccccccggcccgTGGCCCACCATCGGCCCCTGCATGCCCTGGGGGCTCCTCGGCCCGCTTCTCACAGCCCCTTGGTCATGGAGGAAGTTTAACTGGGGGGCTGAAGCCGGCTGTTTTCTGGCAGAAGTGTGTGCTCGAGGAGACTCTGACTAGCTGGTTACTCCCAGCCCCCTGGGATGTGTTGGCTGTTCATCTCCTCTACGTGAATGGGCTTCCACAAACGCTCCATTTTCTGCCTCTCCACAAAGTAGAGACACCTCTGCCAGGCAGCATTTGGGGCTTTGGGGTGACCGCAGAGCCCCAAATGGGGAGCCAGCGGCCTCCAGCAGGCCTGGGGCATGCACTGACCCTGCAGGCAGCGTCTCCAAGCCTGGGCACCCAAGGGGACTTCTGGCGCAGTTGCgtcctgctgcttgcagaaaTGAGGGCAGCCAACTCACCCGGCTGCTCTTTGTGTGCCTGTAGGCTCCAACACACTTTTGGATGATTTGTGCTCGACTTTTGAGCTGTTGCTAGAAAGAATGGAGCGGCCTGAATAAGCAGGGAGGGCATACTTTAGATGGGTGTTTTCTCAGAAGCCTCGCCTCTGCACACAGGCTTCGCGCTTTGCTATTGCTCTGGCGTTACTAATGATAGCAACAGCACAGTGCAGAAAgggttctgttttctttacagcatTTAAAAGTACAATATGCTCTGGTGGAGTTATATTCTTTTGCTGGGAAATTTACCAGCGTATACAAAACGAGAATGTGTGTGGGAGTTGTAAAGGTTAAAAgatgattaaataaaaaaaatacccaaatctCAAAATGAAGAACGTGTCTTGAAGAATATACCACAAATATGTTCACTGCAAAATATGCCACCACAAATGATATAACCTGGGTAATCCAACAAATCAGCCTAAGAAAATGACAGATGTCTTTGAGCACCACAGCAGAATGAAACAATCCTGGCAGACTGTAcagcagggaagctgcagaTAAATACCCATGGcgtaatctgttttttttttctttttcctttttttctttcttttttttttttttccctgttatcaGTATCTGAATATGatttgattttgtgtgtgctCTTTTCTCATGATGCAAACACAGGCAGGGTGTATACCCATAATAACGGCAAGAAAAGCCAGCATCCCTGCTCATGAAGGATGATGGGCATACTTACATTCAGTAAGGCAAGCTGGAGAGAAGTGGTAAGGTAAGTTCAGTAGAATACcaagaagacaaaatattaatttctgattttatacTAAGATCAAATATTCCTTACAAGCAGATTCAGCTCGTGTATATTTCTGTTCAGTATGCTTGCTTCCACAGACAATGAAAAAGCCTGAGTGGAGATGTCTTTCAGAGTTGCATACTTTATGCTGCCCCTATATTTCTCCATTTAAAGCACATAATCTTGTGCTCAGAGCTGTCATGAATCATCTGCTGCCACTACTGAAGGTTGCAGGGTTCTGTATTTATAATCACAGGAAGCAGATCTGAAAAAGGACCACAAAATTGTACGAGTAACACAATGGCCCACCTCAGTTACAGTGTTGACATTAGACTCCAAcctataaaattattttatctagGTCATTAGTTGAGATTCTTCTACTGTCCCTATGAGGATGAAGGATGGAATTCCTTGATCTCACCCACTGCTTGCCTCCCCTAAAATGGCTAATCCTGTCATTGTACAGATCCTTGGAGTGACAGCTCAGGAAGCAAAGACAACACACAGTCAGATTTTGGGTGAGCATGGAGCTGAAACATCTTTGGACAAACATCTAAGTGAGGCCACAGGGGGATCAGCAGGAGCCCGGCAGAACTGGGAGTCTTTCCTGCATGCAGAGCCAGTGCAGCCACAGAGCTGAGAGGCAGCATCGGCTGGCTCCTGCAAGTCTTGCCAGCATACCTACTTTCTTATCATCTGAAGGGGCCAAAAAGCGACCTCACCCTTGAAAAactgccagctgctgggctAAATGGTCTGCCTTTCAGACTTACTAGTCAGTGAATCATAAAGTATTCCTATAGCAGAGATGAAGTAGTTGCAGTGGACTGATGATATAAGAAAGGCAAGATCTGTAAGGGAAGGCAGTTTTCTTTTGATAGAcactctactttttttttttttttttaaaaaaaaaaaaaaggaaagagaaaaaaacaagctattGAGCACACTGCTCCTGGACACTTTGTGCtccaaaaggtattttttttttttccaagttagtTGATTTAGTAAATAATTTGCAATAAATGTTGTCTAACCcgttctttaaaaaaacacttctggcCTTGTATGCCTCAGAAATTATATGAAGTAgtcaaaataaaagttacaggTTTAGTACAAGtgagtttaaatatttacattacatCAATTGGGACTGCGCCTTTACTTCCTCAGGCTGAGGTACTTCGTCAATCATTtaaggtaatttttttcctctctttatattttattttactatttgcCAGCAAATCAATTTGAAACCTGCTTCAAGAAAACGTGTTTCGATAGGAAGGTGCTCTCATGATTTGGTAGGTTGTACTGGATATTGAAGAAGTTTCATCATGTGAGTGTTCTTCCAGGCCTGTGTTGTAAGTCCAGGATATTTTTGTCAGGAGTAACTGCTTTTTGACCCCAGCAAACTGATTTTGTCACCAGAAGTGCCTCCATCTTATCTGCAGTGTTCCTTGTCATTTGTCCTCCACGTCCACGTGGAGGAAGGAGCACACACTTTGCTCATGCAGGCAATGCAGTTTTTGCTGTTTAACAGAGGACAAGTTGCAaagatttgggggaaaatattAACAAGGAGCAAGCTATGACCAGAGGAGGTATTCTGGTAGACCAAAGTAGGTCCACAGGCTCCAGGTTGGGCACCACTGATTTAGCCTGTTCTGGCAGGAATGTTACATTTGCATTCACAGCTTTGTCAGTGAATGAGAACTATGCTAAAGGATAATGCTAAAGGATAAAAAGCCATCATGTAGCTTTATATgagattttttaattatccaGTGAAAGGTGATAGTTCGGAAGTTGTGTCAGGAACACGAGgtggaagaacaaaaacaacactattAGCACATTAGGATCATCCATTTGTTTTTTGGACAAATATTGATCAAGATATAACAAAGTTTGCATGGCTTTCACCTGgagttatttaaatttttaaataaaagacataaacataaaaaatggAATACCCATAAAACTCAATGAATGTGCCCATAGAGAATACTATTTGTTAAGTCATAGAGTGGGAATCCAGACTGTTATTTTGCAGCTTGATTGATTAAGTGTCTACATATAGGACTAGAAACTATTACTTTATTTATAGTCCCAGCCTCCCAGCTGAGTGCCATACAATCAGTTAAAAACATTCAATAATTTGATATACTGTCATAAACTCCTATAATTCAGAAACTTGATGCATTTTCATACATGTTTGTACAGAAAACGTGGTTAATATAGcaattttacaaaaagaaaacaaaataaaaaacaaaaaccacccactttacaaacagatttttttagaCCTCTATGTATAggcatgaaagaaaattaaatgcatcaAGCAATGTGCTGACATATTTACACTGAAGGGAAGATTCTGAGACATCACTCAGGTGTTCGATGTTATATAAATAGTGCCAGAGCTTAAACAAGTCCATTTCACTTGTACTATGGAAATTTGTGATGGTTTACAGAGTATTCCTTAGAGTATCCTAGCCGAGAAAGAGTAAATGAGAAATCTAAAACTTTGCTAtacataaagcaaaaatacagcaatatgCTTGGTACATTTATATCTGCTTTCAGCtgtttcagtaacagaaaactTGCAATAATTCTTCTTAAAGACTCACATGGGATTTTTTCTCACAAAAGGATATCCTTAGGTTTATAGAAGAAACTTCCGCCTGTTTTTCATTCCATGAGATGACTGCTTTGTTGCCAAAAGAGCCCATTAGTCAGGGGCAGTTGGTGTAATGTAGTGCAGCTAGCCCAAAGTTTAGAAGTCATGAAACTGGTCTTGAGGACTAGGCTAGCATTGGCAGCCCTAGCAAGTGGTAAGCTGTGGAAGAAAGACCCCTTATTATATTCATACTGTCTTCCTGAATTGCACTGCGCAGAAGTGGGATGTACCTCACAGTGTTAACCATGGAATTACTTACTTTTACTGGGGCCACAAACAGGGAATCTATGTTCTCATGCAGCAGAATGCCTGATGCAGTTCTTGAGAGTGCTAATGtttagaaatgctgttttgtttggaaggtgttctttcaaaatgcattttagatgGCATGAAATAATGCACGGTGAGCAAAGCATACTTAAATAGGTAACTGTTTTAGCAAAGTAATTTGGTGAGGTTCCTTACATACAATCTCTTCTCCACTTAAGAGTAACgaaaagaagaaacatatcTAAATGTATACCATAGTCAGGACACTTTTAATGGGAGGAGTttaggaaaatggaaatgttaacATATCCTTAGTACCACATTCCCATGCTTCCATGGCTTTCTAGCAGCATTCCTTGCAACAAGCTATCACATTCATTTTGATACATCTGCAACACTTTTAACTCAATCCCACAAGTAAAAGATATACCTATCTCATTTTAAAGCATGCTAGACTGAgttgcaaagcaaagaaaaatagactgcattttcactgtttccaTGGCAAGGGTATAGTTCTAGCAGGTTATCAATTGAAGGTCAATTTCCCGTTATATTTTTGGACTAGTGATTTTTGTAAAAGTATTTACCATTAAAGGTTAACCCAAGATCCAAAGATTCTGGCTTAACAGCACAGTAATATTTGACTGAGTTTTCCCATTAAGCTTTTTCCCGTTAAGCTTTGTCAAGCAGCTTTAATGTTAGTTTCAAGGCAGCACTGAAGCAGAACATCGTATTTGAGTTTGTGGGTTGGATAAACAAACACATATTTAAAAGTTTGCTAGTACAAAGCAGGCCATTGATCTCAGTTGCAGCAGTCAAAGATCAGAAAGAAGCtcaaaggaattattttttatatgttgTCTTGATTTATAATTAGCTTTTAAGTAGCAAAATTTAAGGAGCTCTTTCCCATCTTTGTTGTTATTCCTTTATCTGAGAAACCACAATGTGGTAAATGCCGGCAGGCATTGAGCTGTTTTTTATGCCTCTGAAGAAGGACGAGGATTGAAAAATTTCCAGTTTCTAAAATCAATGGCTTCTTGTCTAAGCATTACACTGTATCAGGCACTGTTACTGCAACAAAACACAGTTACATCAATCTACATGTTTACAATCCTGGTTGTAGCATATctattaaattatttgttttccttagttTCCAGCCAGACAAAATAATGAGTACAAACTTCCTCTGAGGGTACATTCATATTTTACATTAGAtaccagtggaaaaaaaaactgtttgaagCCTAATTTGCTTCCCATTCTAATTATTATGGTCCTAGCCCCATGCAAAAGAGCGTTTTAACTTGAAGCCCTGTAAGTCAGAGTTCAGCAGGCAGCCTGACCCTCCTCTGCTGTGTTCAGAGGAGTGGCAGATTATGGCTGAGTTCAGAAAATGGTTCCCAGTCTCTTGTAAGTGTTCTCACCTCTTAAGTGCTGAGACTGAGACATGGAAAGTGTGGAAGACCACTTCTTGCCAGCTTTTTCTATGATCTGGTGTCCACACAGCTACTCTAACAGCTGGGATCACGAACACCACATAGTTGAAAGAGCAGCAATCCATTAGGctcaaaataaagattttgttAAAGGTTTGGAGTgtcctctctttcttttgaagCATTCAGTAGTCCACAGCAGGCTTAGCAAGCACTCAGAAACTCCTAAGAGGTGCTCCACATCAAGCAGCTTAGGAGACAGACACAGAATACAAACAAATATGATTGATAGATGAGTGAGAGAGAGCTAACAggacttaaagaaaatatgttgaCAATAAACCACGTGAAAAACATctgtggtttttctttctttctttctttctttctttctttctttctttctttctttctttctttctttctttctttctttctttttccatctccctCAAGTCACAAAAGgtgctgaaaacacagaaatgctctTTGGTAACTCTAAATGGAGTCACACATGAGAGGCTACAAGAGACAGCACAGAGGGACAGGGGCTGTGTCCCTCTCTCCAGCCCCAAAGTACTTTGTCCAGGGCA
The genomic region above belongs to Cygnus atratus isolate AKBS03 ecotype Queensland, Australia chromosome 2, CAtr_DNAZoo_HiC_assembly, whole genome shotgun sequence and contains:
- the TMEM64 gene encoding LOW QUALITY PROTEIN: transmembrane protein 64 (The sequence of the model RefSeq protein was modified relative to this genomic sequence to represent the inferred CDS: inserted 2 bases in 1 codon; deleted 1 base in 1 codon), whose translation is MIDEVPQPEEVKAQSQLILLPIRCLSRAGAATSARPLRRALPGAEREMGGRPRGGSAKAAAAAAAAAAAEKQQPKRGPFPPALPAAASPPPAGPRPGSAARSGPWRGDEGAAAPGRGLRGEAGSGGXAGGGGGGGDGFVPAEAAGAGGLLLGPYGEQGGLAPAELLLCQLPEAGGGGAGLAEARGWRCSCCLLGTCWCKSCLGVCVLAALCFASLALVRQYLRDLLLWAESLDSLAGVLLFTAGFIVVSFPCGWGYILLNVAAGYLYGFVLGMGLMVLGVLVGTLVAHVACRRLLARWALARIQGSTTLSAVVRVVEGGSGLKVVALARLTPIPFGLQNAVFAVTDLSLPSYLMASSVGLLPTQLLNSYLGTTLRTMEDVIAEQSVSGYFIFSLQIVISIGLMFYVVHRAQVELNAAIVACEMEMKTSLVKDCQPSIGGSTTYCNKRTVAFSGGGVNIV